From a region of the Chromatiales bacterium genome:
- a CDS encoding inositol monophosphatase — MSSKLNIAKRAALAAGSIIAQSANFLSKINIKHKAVNNPVSSVDLACEQEIIRIIQKAYPQHSIVAEESGLLENDREWQWVIDPLDGTANFIRGIPHCAVSIALKHKEFVILGVIYDPFKNELFLAEKGEGATLNQRKIRVSEQTHLAGAMLGTGLPFRLDQNIKHDVKVLSSLLKEKVHIRRKGAAALDLAYVACGRFDGFWEFGLAPWDIAAGEIIIREAGGLVAESNGGLKHLSSGNVVAANAKLFKTILAKISSLKSNETI, encoded by the coding sequence ATGTCTTCAAAACTCAATATTGCCAAAAGAGCAGCACTTGCCGCCGGTAGCATTATTGCCCAGAGTGCCAATTTTTTAAGTAAAATTAATATCAAACATAAAGCAGTAAACAACCCTGTCAGCAGCGTAGATCTTGCTTGCGAGCAAGAAATTATAAGGATTATACAAAAGGCCTATCCGCAACATTCAATTGTAGCTGAGGAAAGCGGTTTATTGGAAAATGACCGCGAATGGCAGTGGGTAATAGATCCTTTAGACGGTACCGCCAATTTTATCAGAGGAATTCCTCACTGCGCAGTGTCTATTGCACTAAAGCACAAAGAATTTGTGATTTTAGGTGTAATATATGACCCTTTCAAGAATGAATTATTCTTAGCCGAAAAAGGAGAAGGAGCAACCTTAAATCAGCGTAAAATAAGAGTCTCGGAACAGACGCACCTGGCGGGAGCGATGTTAGGAACCGGGCTTCCCTTTAGATTGGATCAAAATATAAAGCACGATGTTAAAGTACTGAGTTCTTTGCTGAAAGAGAAAGTACATATACGTCGCAAAGGTGCGGCTGCATTGGATCTGGCTTATGTTGCATGCGGACGTTTTGACGGCTTTTGGGAGTTTGGTTTAGCGCCGTGGGATATAGCGGCCGGTGAAATTATCATTAGAGAAGCTGGTGGCTTGGTTGCAGAAAGTAACGGTGGCTTGAAGCATTTAAGTTCTGGGAATGTAGTAGCTGCTAACGCTAAACTATTTAAGACTATTTTAGCGAAAATTAGTTCACTAAAAAGTAATGAGACTATATAA
- a CDS encoding anthranilate phosphoribosyltransferase yields MKEHDTDLTLRHCIQKVATGPEYSKDLSFKEAREAMRKILDSSVDPVQAGVFLIALRMKRETEDENRGTLEAIRETMDIVTAPVDTVLDIADPYDGFLRHLPMSPFLATVLAACGIPTFSHGIEQLGPKYGLTYAKVLRAAGCDTGKTTEEAAGLLGDVGWAYVDQSRFCPALHKLESLRSRIVKRPILTTVEVLASPIRGKKNTHYVTGYVHKAYPPIYLDLARFLSFDSAAVVKGNEGGIIPSLKQASRLFEYHGNSETQMRELDPDSCGLKQAVRAVPVPDDLPAASVKSDAIGPAHDVESMAEVTADIGIRALQGEKGVALDSLIYGGAIILSHLRKQLSLPEAAKTVAKKISSGEAYARFKAAVN; encoded by the coding sequence ATGAAGGAACACGATACAGATTTAACCCTAAGACACTGCATACAAAAAGTAGCTACAGGTCCGGAATATAGCAAGGACTTGAGTTTTAAAGAAGCACGCGAAGCAATGCGGAAGATACTAGATAGTTCAGTAGACCCGGTGCAAGCTGGTGTGTTTTTAATCGCATTGAGGATGAAACGTGAAACCGAAGATGAAAACAGAGGCACTTTGGAAGCTATACGCGAAACAATGGATATAGTAACAGCTCCCGTTGACACGGTTTTGGACATCGCTGACCCGTACGACGGCTTCTTGCGTCATCTTCCCATGTCTCCTTTCTTAGCTACGGTACTAGCAGCGTGCGGAATTCCTACATTTTCGCATGGCATAGAACAGCTAGGCCCTAAATATGGCTTGACATACGCCAAGGTTTTAAGAGCTGCCGGTTGTGATACTGGAAAGACGACTGAGGAAGCTGCCGGATTATTAGGCGATGTCGGTTGGGCTTATGTCGATCAAAGCCGATTTTGTCCGGCGTTGCACAAACTTGAGTCATTACGCAGCAGGATAGTGAAACGTCCTATACTAACGACAGTGGAGGTTTTAGCAAGCCCAATCAGAGGTAAAAAGAATACTCACTATGTAACAGGATATGTGCATAAAGCGTACCCACCTATTTACCTAGATCTAGCGCGCTTTTTATCTTTTGACTCGGCAGCAGTTGTAAAAGGCAACGAAGGTGGCATAATTCCCTCTTTGAAGCAGGCATCGCGTTTATTTGAATACCACGGCAACAGTGAAACACAAATGCGTGAACTAGATCCCGATAGTTGCGGGTTAAAACAGGCCGTGAGAGCGGTGCCAGTGCCGGACGATTTACCTGCAGCATCAGTGAAAAGCGATGCCATCGGGCCTGCCCACGATGTTGAAAGCATGGCTGAGGTTACTGCGGATATCGGCATTAGAGCTCTGCAAGGAGAAAAGGGTGTGGCACTTGACAGCCTAATCTACGGAGGTGCTATTATATTGTCTCACTTACGCAAACAATTATCTCTGCCTGAAGCAGCAAAGACAGTTGCTAAAAAAATTAGTAGCGGAGAAGCGTACGCCCGTTTTAAGGCAGCAGTGAATTAA
- a CDS encoding sulfotransferase family 2 domain-containing protein — protein sequence MGTPANKLLSKFKPTAKYRSPTEKAKIVHYSDRYKVMYYSIPKVACTTIKTCLAKLENIDIKGLGVHTKNNAMKRLTMKESNIEQYKDYYRFSFVRDPWDRLFSCYKNKIYDPPRFFSKSNSYYNEKGEFKDFIKRYGDLNFKDMQFEDFVDFVVQVPDHLCDPHFLPQHYYLEMERINFLGQFENFQSDMFKVLKRISVDLDLSDIISEKKQSSSPGSYKDAYKDRTRALVAEKYAKDIELFNYTWD from the coding sequence ATGGGTACACCGGCAAATAAATTACTATCCAAGTTTAAGCCTACGGCTAAATATAGATCTCCCACTGAGAAAGCGAAAATAGTGCATTACTCTGATAGATATAAAGTGATGTACTATTCTATTCCTAAGGTCGCTTGTACGACTATTAAAACCTGCCTTGCAAAATTAGAAAACATAGACATCAAAGGCTTAGGTGTGCACACAAAAAATAACGCGATGAAGCGCCTGACCATGAAAGAATCAAATATTGAGCAATATAAGGATTATTATCGATTTTCATTTGTCAGAGATCCGTGGGATAGGTTATTTTCCTGTTATAAAAATAAAATTTATGACCCACCAAGATTTTTTTCTAAAAGCAACTCGTACTATAACGAAAAAGGAGAGTTTAAGGATTTTATAAAACGCTACGGCGATCTAAATTTTAAGGATATGCAATTTGAAGATTTTGTCGATTTCGTAGTGCAGGTACCTGATCATCTATGTGACCCACACTTTTTACCCCAACATTATTACTTGGAAATGGAAAGAATCAATTTTCTAGGGCAGTTTGAAAATTTCCAGTCGGACATGTTCAAGGTTCTAAAAAGAATCTCCGTGGATTTAGACCTATCTGATATTATTTCGGAGAAAAAACAAAGCAGTAGTCCCGGCAGTTATAAAGATGCATATAAGGACAGAACGCGCGCGCTGGTAGCTGAAAAATATGCGAAAGACATAGAACTATTTAATTACACCTGGGATTAA